Proteins co-encoded in one Longimicrobium sp. genomic window:
- a CDS encoding M48 family metallopeptidase encodes MSPAAGGTQRTRARARVRLAALALVVAPALAGCVNEAREKQLGAQIAANLNARVPLVQDVPLNLYVNDLGQLIARHSERPDLQYHFYIVDTDAVNAFALPGGYIYVDRGLIERTRSVSELSGVLAHEIAHVALRHGAKNLQRQMRTSSMSTVLYRTILGRDPLLDQQALQLGNQLWSAGHSRADETAADSEAVKYLIASGVDPHGMLALFRELMVEERQEPHAENVAWFSTHPNTARRITSTEQTINRLMPRPSPRLARNNASYPLFLARISMLPPPPPLIPGQQAN; translated from the coding sequence GTGAGCCCGGCCGCCGGCGGCACCCAGCGGACCCGCGCCCGCGCGCGGGTCCGCCTGGCGGCCCTCGCCCTCGTGGTGGCCCCGGCGCTGGCCGGGTGCGTGAACGAGGCGCGCGAGAAGCAGCTGGGCGCGCAGATCGCGGCCAACCTGAACGCCCGCGTGCCGCTGGTGCAGGACGTGCCGCTGAACCTGTACGTGAACGACCTGGGGCAGCTCATCGCCCGGCACAGCGAGCGCCCCGACCTGCAGTACCACTTCTACATCGTCGACACCGACGCGGTGAACGCGTTCGCGCTCCCCGGCGGCTACATCTACGTGGACCGCGGGCTGATCGAGCGCACGCGCAGCGTGAGCGAGCTGTCGGGGGTGCTGGCGCACGAGATCGCGCACGTTGCGCTGCGGCACGGCGCCAAGAACCTGCAGCGGCAGATGCGCACCAGCTCCATGTCGACCGTGCTGTACCGCACGATCCTGGGGCGCGACCCGCTGCTGGACCAGCAGGCGCTGCAGCTGGGCAACCAGCTGTGGTCCGCCGGCCACTCGCGCGCCGACGAGACGGCGGCCGACAGCGAGGCGGTGAAGTACCTGATCGCCTCGGGGGTGGATCCGCACGGGATGCTGGCGCTGTTCCGCGAGCTGATGGTGGAGGAGCGGCAGGAGCCGCACGCCGAGAACGTGGCGTGGTTCAGCACGCACCCCAACACGGCGCGCCGCATCACCTCCACCGAGCAGACCATCAACCGGCTGATGCCCAGGCCCAGCCCGCGGCTGGCGCGGAACAACGCCTCGTACCCGCTGTTCCTGGCGCGGATTTCCATGCTCCCGCCGCCCCCGCCGCTGATCCCCGGGCAGCAGGCGAACTGA